Proteins encoded by one window of Nasonia vitripennis strain AsymCx chromosome 5, Nvit_psr_1.1, whole genome shotgun sequence:
- the LOC100678781 gene encoding protein suppressor of sable isoform X3: MLFVRGASPSRKGSHENTSPRRGDQDNYHSGSDYDDRSLSNRHRDDNKRGGARWTKQQREQRQQDRNNKVSLAANRRGVKNERGGKNKNRAQMRNDRNGRRQGNDHNQDPDAICVYYMQGKCHRGDDCPFSHNALPPRKMELCKFYLMDCCAKRDKCLYMHHDFPCKFFHTGLKCQAGENCKFSHQPMSDQVKNILLKHLETAPKEILGNFPRLSREGAMYLISNTEKNLAQGQEMSNQKIPSLFELKVHTPNDNPFNDSGKDDDDHSHRDRHGSSHKERKSTLGKRSRWGPDEDRVPYDMVVQSATQLGLLANSQQQDKPAANFYNEGGPNDAKKEKDKDKEKEKEESTKKAKDTPAASLINKDVDLRQLIKGAAKKAKVVSLAEEVASLTKSKLDEESDREEETDLVIEMPADDEEKDKHTNNAKETKEAVSATVERPKDSPVSASQEIPSNLPKKTQELYMRIQQQQREAQDSFKNLENTENHEVNQDDWYSDEDNDDDDDDDDDQLTIVLKDIQKEEEEEEDIKKEPEEDSIPQPASIPQPAAIVDKLGDLSKIDISMEVSKLLSSIKAQSSSSAKQDKEAIKVKKETGLPSSHVDAIKPNVPEVPSPYVMADTGNNSPRLSPGRSPVVAAPPQSAPVSRDPRMSRDPRQRRDEQRTSSLGSTGSDVSTPKVTDTAKDSRSLRLETSIYSSGIIAQDTTMDTDLRAKLDQDHRRKDMDLRCFPPTSNFGDTDLRMVGGQYPDASKSGDVDLRQMLSLPFKPVPSHIPCTEIEASLSSHPAIPYKVYVVDIPRPDYTGLKLTRNDPQVKYDPRLRKIFRLGNDDLADSPMSPPPVKMLDTPKSPPLVRTDPRRKALEAAAQPPKIIPTTLQHPVQEHSNIPGMGMGMSTPYMQGVNNMPVDARSMQGLGPMGPVRGMSASQVMDQSQGMGPAMLMSGSAMMGGMGSMMRDGPVMGVDRGGPMGIDRGGPMGVDRGGSMGGDRGGPMGVDRGGPMGVDRGGPMGIDRGGPMSIDRGGPMSIDRGGPMGADRGGPMGPPGMRMGGMGNMRMDGPPGPNHPRQGQMDPYDPRYNSQGGVGVGLLGAGPQGIGGYNQDVRDVRDVRDVRDVRDVRDVRDVRDVRGAPYDGPPGRGYPGDNYNNYGDGPRRDRRDPRDYNPNGQDFIDEPNFGGGQGDWNGSQGRMNRKDRRRTTRGKFGGLSRKKDPTS; encoded by the exons ATGTTATTTGTAAGAGGTGCTTCCCCATCCAGAAAGGGCTCCCATGAAAATACTTCTCCCAGGCGTGGTGATCAAGACAATTATCATAGTGGTTCAGACTATGATGATCGGTCTTTGTCTAATCGCCATAGAGATGATAATAAAAGAGGTGGAGCAAgat GGACGAAGCAACAGCGCGAACAGCGTCAGCAAGATCGTAATAATAAAGTCTCCCTCGCAGCTAATCGAAGAGGTGTTAAAAACGAGCGGGGTGGAAAGAACAAAAACCGGGCACAAATGCGCAACGACAGGAACGGTCGACGCCAAGGAAACGATCACAATCAGGACCCGGACGCGATATGTGTGTACTACATGCAGGGCAAGTGCCATCGGGGCGACGACTGCCCTTTTTCACACAACGCTCTACCGCCAAGGAAAATGGAGCTCTGCAAGTTTTATCTAATGGACTGCTGCGCCAAGAGAGACAAGTGCCTATATATGCATCACGACTTCCCCTGCAAGTTCTTCCATACAGGTCTCAAGTGCCAGGCCGGCGAGAATTGCAAATTCTCACATCAACCCATGAGCGATCAG gtgaaaaatattttactgaAACATTTAGAGACTGCTCCGAAAGAGATACTCGGAAACTTTCCTCGGCTGAGTAGAGAAGGTGCGATGTATCTGATATCCAATACTGAGAAAAATCTGGCCCAAGGTCAGGAGATGTCAAATCAAAAGATACCGAGTCTGTTCGAGCTAAAGGTACACACACCAAATGATAACCCATTCAACGATTCTGGAAAAGATGATG ATGATCATTCTCACCGAGACAGACATGGATCATCGCACAAGGAGAGGAAGTCTACATTGGGCAAGAGGTCACGCTGGGGTCCCGATGAAGATCGCGTCCCGTATGACATGGTTGTGCAGTCGGCAACGCAACTAGGCCTGCTCGCCAACAGTCAGCAACAGGATAAGCCGGCCGCAAACTTCTACAATGAAGGTGGTCCAAACGACGCcaagaaagagaaagataaagataaagagaaggagaaagaggAGTCAACGAAGAAGGCGAAAGACACGCCGGCTGCTAGTCTGATCAACAAGGATGTCGATCTAAGGCAACTGATAAAAGGTGCAGCGAAAAAGGCGAAAGTCGTCAGTCTCGCTGAGGAGGTAGCTAGTTTAACTAAATCTAAGTTAGATGAAGAGAGTGACCGTGAGGAGGAAACAGACCTTGTCATCGAAATGCCGGCCGATGATGAAGAGAAGGATAAGCACACTAATAATGCGAAag AAACAAAAGAAGCTGTAAGCGCTACAGTAGAAAGGCCGAAAGATTCACCGGTTTCCGCAAGTCAGGAGATCCCATCCAACCTTCCAAAGAAAACCCAGGAGCTGTACATGCGGATACAGCAGCAACAAAGAGAAGCGCAAGACAGTTTCAAAAATCTGGAGAACACCGAGAACCACGAAGTTAATCAGGACGACTGGTACTCAGATGAGGACaacgatgatgacgatgatgatgacgatgatcaGTTGACAATCGTATTGAAAGATATTcagaaagaagaggaagaggaggaagatATAAAGAAGGAACCCGAAGAGGACTCGATCCCGCAGCCGGCGAGTATACCTCAGCCCGCGGCGATTGTCGATAAACTCGGTGATTTAAGTAAAATCGACATCAGTATGGAAGTATCGAAGCTGCTGTCGTCGATCAAGGCTCAGAGCTCGAGTAGCGCTAAGCAAGATAAAGAAGCTATCAAAGTTAAAAAGGAGACTGGTTTACCAAGTTCCCATGTAGACGCCATTAAGCCCAACGTGCCAGAGGTTCCGTCGCCGTACGTAATGGCGGATACCGGTAATAATAGTCCAAGATTATCACCCGGCAGATCACCCG TTGTAGCGGCCCCACCACAATCGGCACCTGTATCTCGAGACCCACGAATGAGCCGCGATCCACGGCAGCGCAGAGATGAACAGAGAACGTCCTCTTTGGGTAGTACTGGCAGCGACGTCTCTACTCCCAAAGTTACTGATACTGCGAAAGACTCACGCTCCTTACGACTTGAAACGAGTATCTACAGCTCGGGCATCATAGCTCAGGACACAACCATGGATACGGACCTTCGAGCCAAACTCGATCAGGATCACAGGAGAAAGGACATGGACCTGCGATGCTTCCCACCAACATCGAATTTTGGGGACACGGATCTTCGTATGGTTGGTGGTCAGTACCCTGATGCCTCCAAGTCCGGTGATGTCGACCTCAGGCAGATGCTCAGTTTGCCTTTTAAACCGGTGCCCTCGCATATACCCTGTACAGAAATCGAAGCGAGTTTGTCGTCGCATCCGGCCATCCCATATAAG GTGTACGTAGTCGACATTCCAAGGCCCGACTATACTGGTCTCAAGCTCACGCGAAACGATCCGCAGGTAAAATATGACCCACGGTTGCGTAAAATTTTCCGACTAGGCAATGACGATTTGGCTGACTCGCCTATGTCGCCTCCTCCGGTGAAAATGTTGGACACGCCGAAATCGCCACCGCTAGTACGCACCGATCCACGACGTAAGGCTCTTGAAGCCGCAGCTCAACCTCCTAAGATCATACCCACGACTTTGCAACACCCTGTCCAAGAGCATTCAAACATACCTG GTATGGGCATGGGCATGTCCACTCCGTACATGCAGGGCGTAAATAATATGCCGGTGGACGCAAGAAGCATGCAGGGCTTGGGTCCGATGGGTCCCGTCCGTGGCATGAGTGCATCACAGGTGATGGATCAATCGCAAGGCATGGGTCCAGCTATGCTGATGTCCGGCAGCGCTATGATGGGTGGCATGGGTTCGATGATGCGAGATGGCCCCGTGATGGGCGTTGATCGCGGTGGACCTATGGGAATTGATCGTGGCGGACCTATGGGTGTTGATCGTGGTGGATCTATGGGTGGTGATCGTGGTGGACCTATGGGTGTCGATCGCGGTGGACCAATGGGGGTCGATCGCGGTGGACCGATGGGTATCGATCGCGGCGGTCCAATGAGCATCGATCGCGGCGGTCCAATGAGCATAGATCGCGGCGGTCCAATGGGTGCTGATCGCGGTGGACCAATGGGACCCCCCGGAATGAGAATGGGTGGCATGGGTAACATGAGGATGGATGGTCCACCAGGACCAAACCATCCAAGGCAAGGTCAGATGGATCCATACGATCCACGTTACAATTCTCAAGGGGGTGTTGGTGTCGGACTTCTGGGCGCCGGACCACAAGGTATAGGTGGCTACAATCAGGATGTCAGAGATGTAAGAGATGTAAGAGATGTCAGAGACGTAAGAGACGTAAGAGATGTGAGAGATGTCAGAGATGTCAGAGGAGCTCCGTACGATGGACCACCAGGCAGGGGTTATCCAGGTGATAATTACAACAATTACGGAGACGGGCCCAGAAGAGATCGAAGAGACCCACGAGATTACAATCCGAACGGGCAGGACTTCATCGATGAACCAAATTTCGGTGGAGGTCAAGGAGATTGGAATGGTAGCCAAGGCCGAATGAACAGAAAGGATAGGAGACGAACGACTCGAGGGAAGTTTGGTGGTCTGTCTAGGAAAAAGGACCCGACTTCGTAA